Proteins co-encoded in one Nitratireductor kimnyeongensis genomic window:
- the fabB gene encoding beta-ketoacyl-ACP synthase I, giving the protein MRRVVVTGLGIVSSIGNNADEVTASLREAKSGISFSEDFAEHGFRCQVWGAPTLDPAEVVDRRAMRFLSKGGAWNHVAMEQAIADSGLEEGDITNERTGIIMGSGGPSTRTIFEAAQTTIEKGSPKRIGPFAVPKAMSSTASATLATWFKIHGVNYSISSACSTSAHCIGNAAEMIQWGKQDVMFAGGHEDLDWTMSNLFDAMGAMSSKHNDTPATASRAYDVSRDGFVIAGGAGVLVLEELEHAKARGAKIYAELTGYGATSDGFDMVAPSGEGAVRCMKQALSTVKGDVDYINTHGTATPVGDSREIDAIRQVFGQKMPHIASTKSLTGHSLGGAGAQESIYSILMMQAGFIGESAHITELDPEFEGAPIVRKRIDDAKIDTVLSNSFGFGGTNATLVFQRYAG; this is encoded by the coding sequence ATGAGACGTGTCGTCGTCACCGGTCTCGGGATCGTATCCTCGATTGGCAATAATGCAGACGAGGTCACCGCCTCGCTGCGCGAAGCAAAATCGGGCATTTCGTTTTCAGAAGATTTCGCCGAGCACGGTTTTCGCTGTCAGGTCTGGGGCGCGCCAACGCTTGACCCGGCCGAAGTGGTCGACCGCCGCGCCATGCGTTTCCTTTCGAAGGGCGGTGCGTGGAACCATGTGGCCATGGAACAGGCGATTGCCGATTCCGGGCTCGAGGAAGGCGACATCACCAACGAGCGCACCGGCATCATCATGGGTTCGGGCGGTCCCTCCACCCGAACCATCTTCGAAGCCGCGCAGACCACGATCGAAAAAGGCTCGCCCAAGCGGATCGGGCCGTTTGCCGTGCCGAAGGCGATGTCCTCCACCGCCTCCGCTACGCTTGCCACGTGGTTCAAAATCCATGGCGTGAACTACTCGATCTCATCGGCCTGCTCGACCTCGGCACACTGCATCGGCAATGCAGCAGAGATGATCCAGTGGGGCAAGCAGGACGTGATGTTTGCCGGTGGCCACGAGGATCTCGACTGGACCATGTCGAACCTCTTCGACGCCATGGGCGCCATGTCCTCGAAGCACAACGATACGCCGGCCACCGCTTCGCGCGCTTATGATGTTTCGCGCGATGGTTTCGTGATCGCCGGCGGCGCAGGTGTCCTGGTTCTCGAAGAGCTGGAGCATGCCAAGGCGCGCGGCGCCAAGATCTATGCCGAGCTCACCGGCTATGGCGCAACCTCCGACGGTTTCGACATGGTTGCGCCTTCGGGCGAAGGGGCTGTGCGCTGCATGAAACAGGCGCTTTCCACGGTGAAGGGCGATGTGGATTACATCAACACGCATGGCACCGCGACGCCAGTGGGCGATTCACGCGAGATCGACGCCATCCGCCAGGTCTTCGGGCAGAAAATGCCGCATATCGCCTCAACGAAATCCCTGACCGGCCATTCGCTTGGCGGCGCCGGCGCACAGGAATCGATCTATTCGATCCTGATGATGCAGGCAGGTTTCATCGGTGAGAGCGCCCACATTACCGAGCTTGATCCCGAGTTCGAGGGCGCGCCGATCGTGCGCAAGCGCATCGACGATGCCAAGATCGACACGGTGCTCTCCAACTCGTTTGGCTTCGGCGGAACCAACGCCACGCTCGTGTTCCAGCGTTACGCAGGGTGA
- the fabA gene encoding 3-hydroxyacyl-[acyl-carrier-protein] dehydratase FabA — MAHTKNSYDYEDLLACAQGELFGPGNAQLPAPPMLMFDRITDIQEEGGEYGKGYIRADFAIKPDHWFFPCHFPGNPIMPGCLGLDALWQLTGFYLGWLGLPGKGMALSTGEVKFKGMVTPETKLVEYGVDFKRVMKGRLVLGTADGWLKADGEQIYTATDLRVGLAKQEA, encoded by the coding sequence ATGGCGCATACGAAAAACAGCTACGATTACGAAGACCTTCTGGCCTGTGCACAGGGTGAGCTTTTCGGCCCCGGCAATGCGCAGCTTCCAGCTCCCCCGATGTTGATGTTCGACCGTATCACCGACATCCAGGAAGAGGGCGGGGAATATGGAAAGGGCTATATTCGCGCTGACTTCGCCATCAAGCCGGACCACTGGTTCTTTCCCTGCCACTTTCCCGGCAACCCCATCATGCCGGGCTGCCTTGGCCTCGATGCACTTTGGCAGTTGACCGGCTTTTACCTCGGCTGGCTTGGCCTTCCGGGCAAGGGCATGGCCCTTTCGACCGGCGAAGTGAAATTCAAGGGTATGGTGACGCCTGAGACAAAGCTTGTCGAATATGGCGTCGACTTCAAACGCGTCATGAAGGGCCGCCTCGTTCTCGGCACCGCCGATGGCTGGCTGAAAGCCGATGGCGAACAGATCTACACCGCCACGGATCTTCGCGTCGGCCTGGCCAAGCAAGAAGCCTGA
- the irrA gene encoding iron response transcriptional regulator IrrA, which yields MSLEERLRNAGLRPTRQRVALADLLFASGDRHVSAEALHEEAQIAGFSVSLATVYNTLHQFTEAGMLRIVQVEGARTYFDTNVSDHHHFFYEEDETVFDIPSGGVEVKNLPEPPEGTEIANVDIVVRLRRKRH from the coding sequence ATGTCGCTCGAGGAGCGCCTGAGAAATGCGGGTCTGCGGCCGACCCGCCAGCGTGTGGCGCTCGCCGACCTCCTGTTCGCATCGGGCGACCGTCATGTCTCCGCGGAGGCATTGCACGAGGAAGCCCAGATAGCGGGTTTTTCCGTTTCGCTTGCCACGGTCTACAACACACTCCACCAATTCACCGAAGCGGGGATGTTGCGGATCGTTCAAGTGGAGGGCGCACGGACCTATTTCGACACCAATGTGTCGGACCATCACCATTTCTTCTACGAAGAAGACGAGACTGTGTTTGACATTCCCTCAGGCGGGGTTGAGGTGAAGAACCTTCCAGAACCACCGGAAGGAACGGAAATCGCCAATGTCGATATCGTCGTCAGATTGCGGCGCAAGCGGCACTGA